One part of the Microbulbifer sp. THAF38 genome encodes these proteins:
- a CDS encoding L-threonylcarbamoyladenylate synthase — MRYSPLAVQKAARALAAGGVIAHPTESVWGLACDPNNLQAVRRLLRLKNRPLEKGLILVSGEEESFSPLLDSLSAEQRQQMRETWPGPVTWLVPHKGRVPYWVCGAHPAVALRHTDHSFTAALTRAFGGAIVSTSANPAGCQPARHKYQVLRYFGDALDYVGGGATGGRNSPSEIRDLLSGELLRAGG, encoded by the coding sequence ATGAGGTACTCTCCCCTTGCTGTACAAAAGGCTGCCCGCGCCCTTGCGGCGGGTGGTGTTATCGCGCACCCCACCGAGTCTGTGTGGGGCCTCGCCTGCGATCCAAATAACTTGCAGGCCGTTAGGCGCCTATTGCGCCTGAAAAACCGCCCACTGGAGAAAGGTTTGATCCTGGTTTCCGGTGAGGAGGAAAGTTTTAGCCCGTTGCTCGACTCTCTCAGCGCCGAACAGCGCCAGCAGATGCGGGAAACCTGGCCCGGCCCCGTGACCTGGCTGGTACCCCATAAAGGCCGCGTACCCTACTGGGTCTGTGGCGCTCATCCCGCGGTGGCTCTGCGCCACACCGACCACTCTTTTACCGCTGCGTTAACACGGGCTTTTGGCGGTGCTATCGTATCCACCTCTGCCAATCCGGCGGGGTGCCAACCCGCAAGGCATAAGTACCAGGTACTCCGCTATTTTGGCGATGCCCTCGACTATGTGGGTGGCGGTGCAACTGGTGGCCGAAACTCCCCCAGTGAGATTCGCGACCTACTCAGCGGAGAGCTGTTGCGCGCGGGTGGTTGA
- the hemF gene encoding oxygen-dependent coproporphyrinogen oxidase, protein MSDIDTKEVKGYLLDLQDRICSALGSEDGREFHEDDWERPGGGGGRTRVLEEGNLIEKGGVNFSHVYGDGLPPSATASRPELAGCSFEAMGVSLVIHPRNPYVPTSHANVRLFVAKKPGAEPIWWFGGGYDLTPYYGFEEDVVHWHSTAKNACDPFGEEVYPRFKQWCDKYFYLKHRDEARGVGGLFFDDFNEGGFENAFALIRAVGDSYLEAYLPIIQKRKDTPYGERERDFQLYRRGRYVEFNLVFDRGTLFGLQSGGRTESILMSLPSLVSWKYDWQPEPGSAEEKLYTDFLPHRDWV, encoded by the coding sequence ATGAGTGATATTGATACCAAGGAAGTAAAGGGCTACCTGCTGGATCTACAAGATCGTATTTGCAGCGCGCTGGGTAGTGAGGACGGCCGGGAGTTTCACGAGGACGACTGGGAGAGGCCCGGTGGCGGTGGTGGTCGAACCCGTGTGCTGGAAGAGGGGAACCTGATTGAGAAAGGCGGGGTTAATTTCTCTCACGTCTATGGTGACGGCCTGCCACCCTCTGCCACCGCCAGTCGCCCCGAGTTGGCCGGCTGCTCCTTTGAGGCGATGGGCGTCTCTCTAGTGATCCACCCGCGCAATCCCTATGTGCCCACCAGCCATGCCAACGTGCGTCTGTTCGTAGCCAAAAAGCCTGGCGCGGAGCCGATTTGGTGGTTTGGAGGGGGCTACGACCTCACTCCTTACTACGGTTTCGAAGAGGATGTGGTGCATTGGCACAGTACCGCCAAAAATGCCTGTGACCCTTTTGGTGAAGAGGTATACCCACGCTTCAAACAGTGGTGTGACAAGTATTTTTACCTCAAGCACCGCGATGAGGCCCGCGGAGTGGGTGGTCTTTTCTTTGATGACTTTAATGAGGGCGGTTTCGAGAATGCCTTCGCCCTCATTCGCGCCGTGGGCGACAGTTATCTGGAGGCTTACCTGCCCATTATTCAAAAGCGCAAGGATACGCCTTACGGTGAACGCGAGCGGGATTTCCAGCTGTACCGCCGCGGCCGTTATGTGGAGTTCAACCTGGTGTTCGATCGCGGCACTTTATTTGGTCTGCAGAGCGGTGGGCGTACCGAATCTATCCTTATGTCATTGCCCTCGCTAGTGAGTTGGAAGTACGACTGGCAGCCGGAACCGGGTTCCGCTGAAGAAAAGCTCTACACGGATTTTCTGCCGCATAGGGACTGGGTATAA
- the aroE gene encoding shikimate dehydrogenase encodes MSDRYGVVGNPIDHSLSPQIHTAFAAQTGEDLVYEKLLAPLEGFADTVQAFFTEGGRGLNVTVPFKLEACELADELTERAAAAGAVNTLVSDENGNLLGDNTDGAGLVADIRDNLGWLIEDKRVLLLGAGGAARGVLLPLLAERPAQLHIANRTAAKASQLADEFSHYGAMTTSGLEELCGGFDLVINASSASLDNRLPPLPEHLFTGTGRAYDMVYGARPTPFVHWAREQGAEAADGLGMLVGQAAEAFYLWRGVKPRVEPVLAQLRRTLAA; translated from the coding sequence GTGAGCGACCGCTACGGAGTGGTAGGCAATCCCATCGACCACTCCCTCTCCCCACAAATCCACACCGCCTTTGCCGCTCAGACCGGGGAAGATCTGGTGTACGAAAAACTGCTCGCCCCTCTCGAGGGTTTTGCCGACACCGTGCAGGCCTTTTTTACTGAGGGTGGTCGCGGTCTCAATGTAACGGTGCCGTTTAAGCTTGAAGCTTGCGAGCTGGCGGATGAACTTACCGAGCGCGCGGCCGCCGCCGGTGCGGTGAATACCCTGGTGTCCGACGAGAATGGAAACCTGCTGGGTGACAATACCGATGGCGCCGGCTTGGTGGCGGATATCCGCGACAACCTGGGCTGGTTAATTGAGGACAAGCGGGTATTACTCCTGGGCGCCGGTGGCGCCGCTCGTGGAGTTTTACTGCCACTGCTGGCTGAGCGCCCCGCACAGCTGCATATTGCCAACCGCACTGCCGCTAAGGCCAGTCAGCTGGCAGATGAGTTTTCCCACTATGGCGCTATGACGACAAGCGGGTTGGAAGAGCTTTGCGGGGGGTTCGACCTGGTAATCAATGCCAGTTCGGCGAGCCTCGATAATCGACTGCCGCCCCTGCCTGAACACCTTTTCACAGGTACTGGCCGGGCTTATGACATGGTCTACGGTGCAAGGCCGACGCCTTTTGTACACTGGGCCCGTGAACAGGGGGCTGAGGCTGCCGATGGTCTCGGTATGTTGGTGGGACAGGCGGCGGAGGCCTTTTATTTATGGCGCGGGGTGAAGCCCCGTGTAGAGCCGGTGTTGGCGCAGTTGCGGCGAACACTAGCAGCCTGA
- a CDS encoding LysR family transcriptional regulator encodes MNNSSPGDSTSMLNLNTDQLHTFVRACELDSFSAVAREQGRAQSSVSTCIQNLELDLGLDLFDRSGKFPRPTAAATALLPLARQALGQLQRFQQAADSYQSGEEALLRILFEELVMPDRLNDVLASFSQRFPHTQLQLRSASHQQAVQSINNGEADFAFVASGGSYPGALEFNTLGRQQILCLATPDHPLARLQPTSLHEAARHRQIITAMAEDQQRWQLSAQVWTCDSLLQALDLACKGIGWVNAPYELARPFLKSGKLVELKLTSALSAWSLDVDLLWSAKTAQGKAGLWFAREARRLYGNYYSPPIGQTDSI; translated from the coding sequence GTGAATAACTCATCACCGGGCGATTCGACCTCCATGCTCAACCTGAATACCGATCAACTGCATACCTTTGTGCGCGCCTGCGAGCTGGACTCTTTCTCCGCTGTTGCCCGGGAACAGGGGCGCGCCCAGTCCTCGGTGAGTACCTGTATCCAAAATCTTGAGTTGGACCTGGGGCTCGACCTTTTCGATCGCAGCGGAAAATTTCCGCGGCCCACGGCCGCAGCTACGGCCCTATTGCCGCTGGCCCGCCAGGCCTTGGGGCAGCTGCAGCGTTTTCAGCAGGCCGCGGATTCCTATCAAAGCGGCGAAGAAGCCCTACTGCGTATCCTGTTTGAAGAGTTGGTGATGCCCGACCGCCTCAACGATGTGTTGGCAAGCTTCAGCCAGCGTTTCCCCCACACCCAACTCCAGTTGCGCAGTGCCAGTCATCAACAAGCGGTGCAAAGCATCAACAACGGAGAGGCCGATTTTGCGTTTGTGGCAAGCGGGGGCAGCTATCCCGGCGCACTGGAATTCAACACGCTCGGACGCCAACAAATTCTCTGCCTCGCCACACCAGACCATCCATTGGCACGCCTGCAACCCACCTCCCTCCATGAGGCCGCACGCCACCGGCAAATCATCACGGCCATGGCGGAGGACCAGCAGCGCTGGCAGCTTTCAGCACAGGTATGGACCTGCGATTCCCTGCTGCAGGCCCTGGATCTGGCTTGCAAAGGCATCGGTTGGGTCAACGCGCCCTATGAGCTGGCTCGCCCTTTCCTGAAGAGTGGCAAACTGGTGGAGTTGAAACTCACCAGCGCACTGAGTGCCTGGAGCCTGGATGTCGACCTGCTCTGGTCAGCCAAAACTGCCCAGGGAAAAGCCGGCCTTTGGTTTGCTCGGGAAGCTCGGCGCCTGTATGGCAACTATTACAGCCCACCTATCGGTCAAACCGATAGCATCTAA
- a CDS encoding gamma carbonic anhydrase family protein: MSPLRSHNDSVSEKTPQLGQRVFVDPQSVVIGDVTLGDDCSIWPMAVVRGDMHRIQVGARTSVQDGAVLHITHAGPFNPEGWPLTIGEDVTIGHKACLHGCTIGNRILIGIGAIVLDGAVIEDEVVLAAGALVPPGKTLESGYLYVGSPCRKARPLSDKEKAFFNYSAQNYVNLKDQYLRQDSE; encoded by the coding sequence ATGTCCCCACTGCGCAGCCACAACGATTCTGTGAGCGAGAAAACCCCGCAACTCGGCCAACGCGTTTTTGTTGACCCACAGTCGGTTGTGATCGGTGATGTCACTCTGGGTGATGATTGCTCCATATGGCCCATGGCGGTGGTTCGCGGGGACATGCATCGTATTCAGGTTGGTGCACGCACCAGTGTCCAGGATGGAGCGGTATTGCATATCACCCATGCCGGCCCGTTTAACCCGGAGGGTTGGCCGCTGACGATCGGTGAAGACGTCACGATCGGTCACAAGGCCTGCCTGCATGGCTGCACCATCGGCAACCGGATTTTGATCGGCATAGGCGCCATTGTACTGGATGGTGCAGTGATAGAAGACGAAGTGGTGTTGGCCGCAGGCGCGCTGGTACCTCCAGGCAAAACCCTGGAGAGCGGCTACCTCTATGTGGGCTCTCCCTGCCGCAAGGCACGCCCGCTATCTGACAAGGAGAAGGCGTTTTTCAATTATTCTGCGCAAAACTATGTGAACCTGAAGGATCAATATCTGCGTCAAGATAGTGAATAA
- a CDS encoding M3 family metallopeptidase has translation MSNPLLNIPLLPPFNQLQPEQVEPAIAKLIEDCHKQLQSGLENPDWESTLKPLEQVQDQLNRAFSPISHLNSVLSGEWRAPYEAALAQVTAYWTEQGQNRELYEVYQQLAASPEFANWPQPRKKSIELGLRDFELSGVGLEGKAREQFAANSKRLSELTSQFANNVLDATNAWSWHTEDEADLSGLPETALAAAQGAAKAKGKNGWVITLEGPSYLAVMTHAENRELRQLVHTAFVSRASEVGPNAGEFDNSEVMESILALRAEQAWLLGMTNYAELSLASKMAPSCERVLEFLNDLAKKAKPAAEREMAELRKFASEEYQLEELQPWDIAWVAEKLKQQRYAISQEELRPYFPYAKVVEGLFTVVEKLFGVTVQEDTTVETWHKDVQFFWLYRGGERIAGFYLDAFAREKKRGGAWMDTVTTRRQSEDGLQLPVAYLVCNFSPAAGDMPSLLTHYEVTTLFHEFGHGLHHMLTQIDVAAVSGINGVAWDAVEMPSQFLENWCWEPQAIAMISAHFQTGEALPAELLEKMLAAKNFQSAMFTVRQLEFAIFDFRLHSSEEAMDAKKIQQLMKEVRSEVAVVPVAEENRFQHGFSHIFAGGYAAGYYSYKWAEVLSADAFSLFEEKGIFDSVTGESFMHSILEQGGSRDALELFVEFRGREPDIDALLRHSGIEQLELNISPA, from the coding sequence ATGTCCAATCCACTGTTGAATATCCCTCTTCTCCCGCCGTTCAACCAGCTGCAGCCCGAACAGGTGGAGCCCGCCATTGCAAAGCTCATTGAGGACTGTCACAAGCAGTTGCAGAGTGGCTTAGAGAACCCCGATTGGGAGAGTACCCTGAAGCCACTAGAGCAGGTTCAGGATCAGCTCAATCGTGCTTTTTCACCGATCAGCCACCTCAACAGTGTGTTGAGTGGTGAGTGGCGAGCGCCCTATGAGGCGGCGCTGGCTCAGGTTACTGCCTATTGGACTGAGCAGGGGCAAAACCGCGAGCTGTATGAGGTATATCAACAACTAGCGGCATCGCCTGAATTTGCGAATTGGCCACAGCCGCGAAAGAAATCTATTGAGCTCGGCTTGCGGGATTTCGAATTGAGTGGGGTTGGCCTGGAGGGGAAGGCGCGGGAGCAATTTGCCGCGAACAGCAAGCGCCTGTCGGAGCTCACCAGCCAGTTCGCCAATAATGTATTGGATGCTACCAATGCCTGGAGCTGGCATACCGAGGATGAGGCAGACTTAAGTGGTTTGCCGGAAACGGCTCTAGCGGCTGCGCAAGGTGCGGCAAAGGCCAAAGGCAAAAACGGCTGGGTGATCACCTTGGAGGGACCGAGCTATCTGGCGGTAATGACTCATGCGGAGAACCGAGAGTTACGTCAGCTGGTGCATACCGCATTTGTCAGCCGTGCCTCTGAGGTTGGACCCAATGCTGGTGAGTTCGACAACTCAGAAGTGATGGAGTCCATTCTGGCTCTGCGCGCAGAGCAGGCCTGGCTGCTGGGAATGACCAATTACGCTGAGTTATCGCTAGCCAGTAAAATGGCCCCAAGTTGCGAACGCGTATTGGAATTCCTCAATGACTTGGCGAAGAAAGCTAAACCTGCCGCCGAACGCGAAATGGCAGAGTTGCGCAAATTTGCCAGCGAGGAATATCAACTCGAAGAACTTCAGCCCTGGGATATCGCCTGGGTTGCGGAAAAACTCAAGCAGCAGCGTTACGCGATTAGTCAGGAGGAGCTGCGTCCATACTTCCCTTACGCCAAGGTTGTCGAAGGTCTATTTACGGTAGTGGAAAAACTCTTTGGAGTTACCGTGCAGGAAGATACTACCGTGGAAACCTGGCATAAAGATGTTCAGTTCTTCTGGCTGTATAGGGGAGGTGAGCGCATTGCGGGTTTCTACCTGGATGCTTTTGCGCGGGAGAAGAAGCGCGGTGGAGCCTGGATGGATACCGTTACCACACGCCGTCAAAGCGAAGACGGCTTGCAGCTGCCCGTCGCCTATCTGGTGTGTAATTTTAGCCCCGCAGCGGGGGACATGCCTTCACTGCTGACGCATTATGAAGTCACCACATTGTTCCATGAGTTTGGCCATGGCCTGCATCATATGTTGACCCAAATTGATGTAGCGGCGGTTTCTGGCATCAATGGTGTGGCCTGGGATGCGGTGGAAATGCCCAGTCAATTCCTGGAAAATTGGTGCTGGGAGCCGCAGGCGATCGCCATGATATCCGCACACTTCCAAACTGGAGAAGCGTTGCCGGCAGAATTATTGGAAAAAATGCTCGCGGCCAAGAATTTCCAGTCAGCCATGTTCACTGTACGGCAGCTGGAATTTGCGATATTTGATTTCCGCTTACACAGCAGTGAAGAAGCAATGGATGCGAAGAAAATCCAGCAGCTGATGAAGGAGGTGCGCTCTGAAGTAGCGGTAGTTCCTGTAGCAGAGGAAAATCGTTTCCAACATGGTTTCAGCCATATTTTTGCTGGTGGCTATGCGGCGGGATATTACAGCTACAAATGGGCAGAAGTACTCTCGGCTGACGCCTTTTCCCTATTTGAAGAAAAGGGAATATTCGATAGTGTCACCGGGGAAAGCTTTATGCACTCCATTCTTGAACAGGGCGGCAGCCGAGATGCTCTTGAGCTGTTTGTGGAATTCCGCGGTAGAGAACCCGATATTGATGCGTTGTTGCGTCATTCTGGTATTGAACAGCTAGAGTTAAATATTAGCCCGGCCTAA
- a CDS encoding YheV family putative zinc ribbon protein has protein sequence MVDQENSDGQQKKPKKRFIAGAVCPRCSEMDRIINYQEDGKNYRECVSCGFKDEIRLQSSPSELLTRVSTGQRKEASEEPVKFIQPIKKNK, from the coding sequence ATGGTCGATCAGGAAAATTCTGACGGGCAGCAGAAAAAGCCCAAAAAACGTTTTATTGCTGGCGCGGTTTGTCCGCGCTGCAGTGAGATGGATCGAATAATCAATTATCAGGAAGATGGAAAAAATTACCGCGAGTGTGTTTCTTGCGGATTTAAAGATGAAATTCGCCTGCAATCCTCGCCCTCTGAACTTTTAACCCGAGTGAGTACCGGGCAGAGAAAGGAGGCCAGTGAAGAGCCGGTGAAATTTATTCAACCAATAAAAAAAAATAAATAG
- a CDS encoding MATE family efflux transporter, translating to MNYLHVEQKNLGRVWNLAWPMILSNISVPLLGAVDTAILGHLSSAEYLSGVAIGASVMSMLLWAFGFLRMGTTGIVARSQDGGIEWLLRALTLALALGVLLQLMAYPFIGHIVNWMNASSDASPHATAYLQIRLISAPVALVNFALLGFFIGRQDSRAPLYILLVANLLNIGLDFLFILGFGLGAKGAAIATVCADFFALVMGLFLLTRVNNTIWQDIVTHIRAPHFQPWVDWKPWLELLHINTDLFIRTCLLLLTLTFFTAQGAAQGDSVLAANAILLQLLMMTSYALDGFAHATEALVGESIGKKSNKLFQETVYAAGIWALGSAALLTLLLITGKPIIIKLFTDLPKVILEINKIYWWLCALPLLAVWSYQLDGVFIGAGKSRQMRDTMFIATILIFFPSWWLTQDWGNHGIWFSLFLWIIARSLGLIFYYRYYTINDFWITK from the coding sequence ATGAATTACCTACATGTCGAGCAAAAAAATCTGGGAAGAGTCTGGAATCTTGCTTGGCCTATGATCCTCAGCAATATTTCAGTGCCATTATTGGGGGCTGTTGATACCGCCATTCTCGGTCATCTCTCTTCAGCAGAATATCTCTCTGGAGTCGCCATTGGCGCAAGTGTAATGTCGATGCTCCTCTGGGCCTTTGGCTTTCTACGTATGGGCACTACGGGAATTGTGGCCCGCAGTCAGGATGGTGGTATTGAATGGTTATTACGTGCTTTGACATTGGCATTAGCCCTAGGAGTCCTGCTCCAACTGATGGCCTATCCCTTTATAGGTCACATTGTCAACTGGATGAATGCCAGTAGCGATGCCAGCCCTCATGCAACGGCTTATTTACAAATTCGCCTAATCAGTGCTCCAGTAGCTTTGGTGAATTTTGCCTTACTTGGCTTTTTTATTGGCCGGCAGGATAGTCGAGCTCCCTTATATATTTTGCTTGTAGCCAACCTGTTAAATATTGGTTTGGATTTTCTCTTTATTCTAGGTTTTGGACTTGGAGCGAAAGGCGCAGCGATAGCCACGGTCTGTGCAGATTTCTTTGCACTCGTGATGGGTTTATTCCTACTAACTCGCGTGAATAACACGATTTGGCAGGACATTGTCACTCACATACGCGCCCCACATTTTCAGCCATGGGTGGATTGGAAGCCATGGCTCGAGTTGCTTCATATCAATACCGATTTATTTATTCGCACTTGCTTACTGCTATTGACCCTAACGTTCTTTACTGCCCAGGGGGCCGCACAAGGGGACTCTGTGCTGGCCGCAAATGCCATATTATTGCAACTGCTGATGATGACCTCTTATGCATTGGATGGCTTTGCCCATGCCACCGAAGCATTAGTGGGTGAATCTATAGGGAAAAAATCTAACAAACTATTTCAAGAAACAGTTTATGCAGCCGGAATCTGGGCATTGGGGAGCGCAGCTCTTCTTACCTTATTGTTGATAACAGGCAAGCCTATCATTATCAAACTGTTTACTGATCTTCCTAAGGTTATCTTAGAGATCAATAAAATCTACTGGTGGTTATGCGCCCTGCCACTATTGGCTGTATGGAGCTACCAACTCGATGGTGTATTCATTGGGGCAGGGAAAAGCCGCCAAATGCGCGATACTATGTTTATTGCCACGATACTGATATTTTTTCCCAGTTGGTGGTTGACCCAAGACTGGGGTAACCATGGCATATGGTTCAGCCTATTTTTGTGGATTATTGCACGATCCTTGGGACTTATTTTTTATTATCGCTACTACACTATAAACGATTTCTGGATAACCAAATGA
- the coxB gene encoding cytochrome c oxidase subunit II, giving the protein MLRGFDRLFALLAASLSVQSVLAEEQAVERWGVNMPKGVTEVAQTTYELHMLIFWICVAIGVLVFGVMFYSMWRHRKSKGYKAAQFHESTAVELVWTIIPTVILILMAIPASKTLYDIYDTDKADLDIMITGYQWKWKYDYIGSDVTFFSNLSTPRSQINNEQPKNPNYLLEVDEPLVVPIKKKIRFLITANDVIHAWWVPDLAVKKDAIPGFINESWTRIEEPGIYRGQCAELCGKDHGFMPIVVKAVPQEEYNAWLDGRVATAIKMRELTGKTFTFDELFAQGEKVYNSMCAACHQPNGKGVPGVFPAIAGSKIATGPLNSHLDIVIDGSQVNPAMQAFGEQLSEVDIAAVITYQRNAFGNEMGDTVQPVDILNFKNKQ; this is encoded by the coding sequence ATGTTGAGAGGCTTTGATCGGCTGTTCGCCTTGCTAGCCGCTTCGCTATCCGTCCAGTCCGTACTGGCGGAAGAGCAGGCTGTTGAGCGCTGGGGGGTCAATATGCCCAAAGGGGTGACGGAAGTTGCCCAAACCACCTATGAATTGCACATGCTGATTTTTTGGATCTGTGTAGCTATTGGTGTCCTTGTATTTGGTGTCATGTTTTACAGTATGTGGCGCCATCGTAAAAGCAAGGGCTACAAAGCTGCCCAGTTTCATGAAAGCACAGCTGTGGAATTAGTGTGGACAATAATTCCCACCGTTATCTTGATCCTCATGGCTATTCCTGCAAGTAAAACCCTTTATGATATTTACGATACTGATAAAGCAGATCTGGATATCATGATTACTGGGTATCAGTGGAAGTGGAAATATGACTATATCGGATCTGATGTTACTTTTTTTTCAAACCTCTCCACCCCGCGTTCACAAATAAATAACGAACAACCCAAAAATCCTAACTACCTATTGGAAGTGGATGAGCCCTTGGTTGTTCCTATCAAGAAAAAAATCCGTTTTTTAATTACCGCAAATGATGTTATTCATGCATGGTGGGTGCCTGATCTCGCAGTAAAAAAAGATGCCATCCCAGGTTTTATTAATGAATCCTGGACCCGCATTGAGGAGCCGGGAATCTATCGGGGGCAGTGTGCTGAACTCTGTGGTAAGGATCACGGCTTTATGCCGATTGTGGTAAAGGCAGTTCCTCAAGAGGAGTACAATGCATGGCTCGATGGACGTGTGGCCACAGCTATAAAAATGCGTGAGCTCACAGGAAAGACTTTTACTTTCGATGAACTTTTTGCTCAGGGCGAAAAAGTTTATAACAGCATGTGTGCGGCTTGCCACCAACCAAATGGGAAGGGTGTCCCTGGTGTGTTTCCGGCAATTGCTGGCTCAAAAATTGCGACAGGCCCACTGAATAGCCATCTCGACATAGTCATTGATGGATCTCAGGTAAATCCCGCCATGCAGGCATTCGGTGAACAGTTATCTGAGGTGGATATTGCTGCGGTGATCACTTATCAACGCAATGCCTTCGGTAATGAAATGGGCGATACGGTTCAGCCCGTTGATATCCTTAACTTCAAGAATAAGCAGTAA
- the ctaD gene encoding cytochrome c oxidase subunit I: MAHGPQSGLKRWLYTTNHKDIGTLYLWFSFAMFFLGGCMALIIRAELFEPGLQIVQPEFFNQMTTMHGLIMVFGAVMPAFVGLANWMIPMMIGAPDMALPRMNNWSFWILPFGFAMLASTLFMEGGAPNFGWTFYAPLSTEYAPPSVTFFIFSIHILGASSIMGAINIIATILNMRAPGMTLMKMPLFVWTWLITAYLLIAVMPVLAGVVTMMLMDIHFGTSFFSAAGGGDPVLFQHVFWFFGHPEVYIMILPAFGIISAIIPTFARKPLFGYSSMVYATAAIAFLSLIVWAHHMFTVGMPIAGELFFMYATMLISVPTGVKIFNWVSTMFRGSMTFETPMLFAIAFIILFAIGGFSGLMLAIAPADFQYHDTYFVVAHFHYVLVPGAIFSITAAVYYWLPKWTGNMYNETMGKVHFWLAFIGLNLTFFPMHFVGLAGMPRRIPDYALQFADFNQMASMGAFLFGAAQVVFLFNVVRTVMGGRKATEQVWDNPQGLEWTVPSPAPYHTFSTPPVVR; the protein is encoded by the coding sequence ATGGCACACGGACCTCAATCTGGCCTAAAACGCTGGCTGTATACAACAAATCACAAGGACATCGGTACCCTATACCTGTGGTTTAGTTTTGCAATGTTCTTCCTGGGCGGATGCATGGCACTCATTATTCGTGCCGAACTCTTTGAACCAGGATTACAGATAGTACAGCCAGAATTCTTTAATCAAATGACGACCATGCATGGGTTAATCATGGTCTTTGGCGCAGTAATGCCAGCATTCGTGGGGCTGGCCAACTGGATGATACCGATGATGATCGGTGCACCAGATATGGCACTACCCAGAATGAATAACTGGAGTTTTTGGATATTACCTTTTGGCTTTGCGATGTTGGCATCGACTCTCTTTATGGAAGGTGGAGCTCCAAACTTTGGTTGGACATTTTACGCCCCATTGTCGACTGAATATGCCCCTCCGAGTGTTACTTTTTTTATATTTTCCATTCACATCCTGGGAGCATCCTCAATTATGGGAGCGATTAATATCATCGCCACCATTCTGAACATGCGCGCTCCAGGCATGACATTAATGAAGATGCCACTCTTTGTCTGGACCTGGTTGATAACAGCCTACCTTCTGATTGCAGTGATGCCAGTACTAGCCGGCGTGGTAACAATGATGTTAATGGATATTCATTTTGGTACCAGCTTTTTTAGTGCTGCGGGCGGCGGTGACCCAGTATTGTTCCAGCATGTTTTCTGGTTCTTTGGGCATCCTGAGGTTTACATCATGATTCTGCCGGCATTTGGTATTATTTCAGCAATTATTCCCACCTTTGCACGCAAGCCATTATTTGGTTATAGCTCTATGGTCTATGCAACGGCCGCTATTGCGTTCCTAAGCCTGATCGTGTGGGCCCACCATATGTTTACCGTGGGAATGCCGATTGCCGGTGAGCTTTTCTTTATGTATGCCACCATGCTGATTTCTGTACCTACCGGCGTAAAAATATTCAATTGGGTTTCCACAATGTTTCGTGGCTCAATGACATTTGAAACTCCCATGCTGTTCGCAATAGCTTTTATCATTCTCTTCGCCATTGGCGGCTTCTCAGGTTTGATGTTGGCCATTGCTCCGGCGGATTTCCAATATCATGATACCTACTTTGTGGTTGCGCATTTCCATTATGTGTTGGTTCCTGGGGCAATTTTCTCCATTACTGCGGCAGTTTATTACTGGTTACCCAAATGGACCGGGAATATGTACAACGAAACCATGGGGAAAGTGCACTTCTGGCTGGCTTTTATCGGTCTGAATTTAACTTTCTTCCCCATGCATTTTGTTGGACTGGCTGGCATGCCGAGAAGAATTCCTGATTACGCTTTGCAGTTTGCCGACTTCAATCAGATGGCAAGCATGGGGGCGTTTTTGTTCGGCGCCGCCCAAGTGGTATTCCTCTTCAATGTGGTACGCACGGTGATGGGGGGCAGGAAGGCAACTGAGCAGGTATGGGATAATCCACAGGGATTGGAGTGGACAGTGCCATCACCGGCTCCATACCACACCTTTAGTACGCCTCCGGTTGTTCGTTAA